Proteins from a genomic interval of Gossypium hirsutum isolate 1008001.06 chromosome A09, Gossypium_hirsutum_v2.1, whole genome shotgun sequence:
- the LOC121206629 gene encoding LEAF RUST 10 DISEASE-RESISTANCEUS RECEPTOR-LIKE PROTEIN KINASE-like 1.2 isoform X2 has protein sequence MDAFFLSPSSFSILFLLTIFQLSYALDDFHFTSCAPFDCGNLSNISYPFWTDQYNRPSYCGYGNEGYKLKCRQNQPPVMTLSSQEFYVLHLNRSHDLLTIKRVELNNTCPQPILINNVFNHTETAENITLFYDCRSRGGPNHRFSCRKGGKETSLMFFKEDENECIGYSEEVEIPIGKKAFDYLIGGISTVNESLLEPFDIKYFAYDDYCKICKDSGGRCGYKQNETSTFACYCRDHPHTTKCYQAQGVKGGESSKGKEKVIE, from the exons ATGGATGCCTTCTTCCTTTCACCATCTTCCTTCTCCATCTTATTCCTTTTAACTATTTTCCAACTGTCTTACGCCCTAGATGATTTCCACTTTACTTCATGCGCTCCATTTGATTGTGGAAACCTTTCTAATATTTCATATCCTTTCTGGACCGATCAATATAATCGACCTTCATATTGCGGTTACGGTAATGAAGGGTATAAGCTGAAGTGCAGGCAGAATCAACCCCCTGTTATGACGCTCAGTTCCCAAGAATTCTATGTGCTGCATCTCAATCGGTCTCATGATTTGTTGACAATCAAACGAGTGGAATTGAACAACACTTGTCCTCAGCCGATTTTGATAAACAATGTTTTTAATCATACTGAAACAGCTGAAAACATTACTCTGTTCTACGACTGCCGAAGCAGGGGAGGTCCGAATCATCGTTTCAGTTGCAGAAAGGGTGGAAAAGAAACTTCCCTCATGTTCTTTAAGGAGGATGAAAATGAATGTATTGGATACAGTGAAGAAGTTGAAATTCCTATTGGGAAAAAGGCCTTTGATTATCTGATTGGGGGAATCAGCACCGTGAATGAAAGTTTACTCGAACCCTTTGATATTAAATACTTCGCATACGATGATTATTGCAAAATATGCAAGGATTCTGGCGGAAGATGTGGATACAAACAAAATGAAACCTCTACATTTGCCTGCTATTGCCGTGATCATCCTCATACAACTAAATGTTACCAAG ctcaaggagttaaaggaggtgaatcgagcaaaggcaaagaaaaggtcatcgagtag
- the LOC121206629 gene encoding LEAF RUST 10 DISEASE-RESISTANCEUS RECEPTOR-LIKE PROTEIN KINASE-like 1.2 isoform X1, producing MDAFFLSPSSFSILFLLTIFQLSYALDDFHFTSCAPFDCGNLSNISYPFWTDQYNRPSYCGYGNEGYKLKCRQNQPPVMTLSSQEFYVLHLNRSHDLLTIKRVELNNTCPQPILINNVFNHTETAENITLFYDCRSRGGPNHRFSCRKGGKETSLMFFKEDENECIGYSEEVEIPIGKKAFDYLIGGISTVNESLLEPFDIKYFAYDDYCKICKDSGGRCGYKQNETSTFACYCRDHPHTTKCYQGCLDSSNFAGSGRHRSHHTG from the exons ATGGATGCCTTCTTCCTTTCACCATCTTCCTTCTCCATCTTATTCCTTTTAACTATTTTCCAACTGTCTTACGCCCTAGATGATTTCCACTTTACTTCATGCGCTCCATTTGATTGTGGAAACCTTTCTAATATTTCATATCCTTTCTGGACCGATCAATATAATCGACCTTCATATTGCGGTTACGGTAATGAAGGGTATAAGCTGAAGTGCAGGCAGAATCAACCCCCTGTTATGACGCTCAGTTCCCAAGAATTCTATGTGCTGCATCTCAATCGGTCTCATGATTTGTTGACAATCAAACGAGTGGAATTGAACAACACTTGTCCTCAGCCGATTTTGATAAACAATGTTTTTAATCATACTGAAACAGCTGAAAACATTACTCTGTTCTACGACTGCCGAAGCAGGGGAGGTCCGAATCATCGTTTCAGTTGCAGAAAGGGTGGAAAAGAAACTTCCCTCATGTTCTTTAAGGAGGATGAAAATGAATGTATTGGATACAGTGAAGAAGTTGAAATTCCTATTGGGAAAAAGGCCTTTGATTATCTGATTGGGGGAATCAGCACCGTGAATGAAAGTTTACTCGAACCCTTTGATATTAAATACTTCGCATACGATGATTATTGCAAAATATGCAAGGATTCTGGCGGAAGATGTGGATACAAACAAAATGAAACCTCTACATTTGCCTGCTATTGCCGTGATCATCCTCATACAACTAAATGTTACCAAG gttgcttggactcatctaattttgcggggtcaggccgtcatcgaagtcatcacaccggatag